One segment of Candidatus Neomarinimicrobiota bacterium DNA contains the following:
- a CDS encoding FlgD immunoglobulin-like domain containing protein — protein MKLKLITVPLAIILMIAGVSGQGLSGNFKMTGVHVKWINVARDSGAAVEDVGSTHDLVLSWPSAAAEQFTWGAGSFDPGDVVAVAETPEAIANMGSAATLVAAAGIDLTVILNEDGSFEIPTSTYPSTDTENCSTFASMPTVAEQGTYEWDGEDDHGGFGIVESGVFDLFSMDATDVNHGYINVYRAEDGSAIRHVILGWNATDGIGSASGIDAEGLLNRQLGFSTAPADEDFVTGVNAAYGKSLNVGDHVTLGDNWPYDEAVVANWGYIFDPAGPDGELFSGDEPLQFTGYYMTYHDLVALATFGGAFNAAVTAGDDELTAAGAAASATLSTLGVDATVIAALGDLGALAWGAMEGILTAGGDIEDAIIAGVVTALGAGVQGAAAAGIDFAAALDDSDHNFDGTNGRLIFEVGNQCVPNRQTRVVKAKFSSVEVLEAAEEDALPTEFALNQNYPNPFNPSTSITFDIPESGDVTLTVWNMLGEQVRTLVASNMTTGSHSVQFDGLDDAGTPLATGIYLYRLDTAKFNATKKMLLMK, from the coding sequence ATGAAATTGAAATTGATAACAGTACCGTTGGCAATCATATTAATGATTGCAGGAGTTTCCGGACAGGGGCTCAGCGGTAACTTTAAGATGACGGGTGTGCACGTTAAGTGGATCAATGTGGCTCGTGATTCCGGCGCCGCCGTTGAAGATGTAGGCTCAACCCACGATTTGGTTCTGTCGTGGCCCAGCGCGGCGGCCGAACAGTTCACATGGGGCGCGGGTAGCTTTGATCCCGGTGATGTGGTTGCCGTTGCGGAAACACCGGAGGCAATTGCCAACATGGGCTCTGCTGCGACACTTGTAGCTGCCGCCGGCATTGATCTCACTGTGATACTGAACGAGGACGGGTCGTTTGAGATCCCCACCAGCACTTACCCATCCACAGATACGGAAAACTGCTCGACCTTCGCCTCTATGCCGACCGTTGCTGAGCAAGGTACATATGAGTGGGATGGTGAAGACGATCACGGCGGGTTCGGCATCGTGGAATCCGGTGTCTTCGATCTTTTCAGCATGGATGCCACCGATGTGAACCACGGCTATATCAATGTTTACCGCGCCGAAGATGGCTCGGCGATTCGCCATGTCATCCTCGGGTGGAATGCCACTGACGGCATCGGGTCAGCCAGTGGTATCGATGCTGAGGGACTCTTGAACCGGCAGTTGGGTTTCTCCACAGCACCAGCTGATGAAGACTTTGTCACTGGCGTGAATGCAGCGTACGGTAAGAGTCTCAATGTGGGCGATCATGTCACACTTGGCGATAACTGGCCTTACGATGAAGCAGTGGTGGCCAACTGGGGTTACATCTTCGATCCTGCCGGACCGGACGGTGAACTTTTCAGCGGCGATGAACCGCTCCAGTTTACCGGCTATTACATGACCTATCACGATCTGGTTGCACTGGCAACCTTTGGCGGCGCATTCAATGCAGCCGTAACCGCTGGTGACGACGAACTGACGGCGGCTGGTGCAGCGGCCTCAGCGACATTGTCGACCCTAGGGGTAGATGCTACAGTTATCGCTGCTCTGGGGGATCTCGGTGCGCTGGCCTGGGGCGCCATGGAAGGAATTCTGACTGCGGGCGGCGATATAGAAGATGCAATCATTGCCGGTGTTGTGACAGCTCTGGGAGCGGGAGTCCAAGGCGCCGCGGCAGCAGGTATCGACTTTGCAGCTGCCCTTGACGACTCGGATCATAACTTCGACGGCACCAACGGCAGGCTCATCTTTGAAGTGGGCAACCAGTGCGTACCGAACAGACAGACGCGCGTGGTGAAAGCGAAATTTTCCAGTGTAGAAGTTCTGGAAGCGGCGGAAGAAGACGCGTTGCCGACGGAATTTGCTCTGAATCAGAACTACCCCAATCCGTTCAACCCGTCCACGAGCATCACGTTCGATATCCCTGAGAGCGGCGATGTCACCCTGACTGTCTGGAATATGCTCGGTGAACAGGTACGGACACTGGTTGCATCCAACATGACCACGGGCAGCCACAGTGTGCAGTTCGATGGACTGGATGACGCTGGAACGCCACTGGCGACCGGCATCTACCTGTATCGTCTTGATACAGCAAAGTTCAACGCTACAAAGAAGATGTTATTGATGAAATAA
- a CDS encoding putative sugar nucleotidyl transferase, producing MNIYLFENKSETLNLEPLSLTRPSFDLRCGVFSVLERIRLELPDAHISLFVREELADVVRERFPEQEVNPGGVEAALWLNSRALWRKRIIDTMLPFENTVFFTQENFVGAILDREIGEKWLNRGGPVTTRPQTPLASENISVECPVYLWDYVHANGEVITEDSALFDLGSSKGTIDSGVHLLNEAQLYLGSGSRVKSGAVLDAEGGPVIIGQEVTVLPGAFLEGPLVIGDGTLIKAGARIYGGTTIGPGCKIGGEVTESIFQSWSNKQHDGFIGNAFIGEWVNLGADTNNSDLKNNYTNVKVSVNGEVVDSGSLFVGLFMGDHSKTGINTMFNTGTAVGPGSNIVGYGFPPRTIAPFSWMVNGRRRIHLLEKFMLAARVAKERRNQHISTVEEQFYKRLFQDAGLNSS from the coding sequence ATGAATATCTATCTGTTTGAAAATAAAAGTGAAACGCTCAATCTGGAGCCGCTCTCCCTTACGCGCCCATCGTTTGATCTGCGCTGCGGTGTCTTCAGCGTGCTGGAAAGAATCCGCCTGGAGCTTCCGGATGCGCATATCAGCTTGTTTGTCCGTGAGGAGCTGGCTGATGTTGTGCGGGAGAGGTTTCCTGAACAGGAAGTTAACCCCGGTGGTGTGGAGGCTGCTCTCTGGCTCAACAGTCGTGCTTTGTGGCGCAAACGTATAATAGACACTATGCTGCCCTTCGAGAACACCGTGTTTTTTACACAAGAGAATTTTGTCGGCGCTATCCTTGACAGAGAGATAGGGGAGAAGTGGCTTAACCGGGGCGGACCTGTCACAACTCGGCCGCAAACGCCACTGGCCAGTGAGAATATTTCGGTGGAATGTCCTGTCTATCTGTGGGATTATGTCCATGCTAATGGGGAAGTGATTACGGAAGACAGTGCACTGTTTGATCTGGGAAGTTCAAAAGGCACTATCGATTCCGGCGTCCACCTGCTCAATGAGGCGCAACTGTATCTAGGCTCCGGCTCACGCGTAAAATCGGGGGCTGTTCTGGATGCTGAAGGTGGACCTGTCATTATCGGCCAGGAAGTGACTGTTCTGCCGGGAGCCTTTCTCGAAGGTCCTCTTGTGATCGGTGACGGTACTCTCATCAAAGCGGGCGCCAGAATATACGGCGGTACCACTATCGGTCCTGGCTGTAAGATCGGTGGCGAAGTGACTGAGTCCATTTTCCAGAGCTGGTCCAACAAGCAGCATGACGGCTTTATCGGCAATGCATTTATAGGCGAGTGGGTTAATCTCGGTGCCGACACAAATAACAGTGATCTAAAAAATAACTACACAAATGTGAAAGTCTCGGTAAATGGCGAAGTCGTTGATTCTGGATCTCTCTTCGTGGGGCTCTTTATGGGAGATCATTCAAAGACAGGCATCAACACCATGTTTAACACCGGTACTGCCGTTGGTCCTGGATCGAACATTGTCGGTTACGGATTCCCTCCCAGGACAATCGCCCCCTTTTCATGGATGGTAAACGGGAGACGAAGGATCCACCTTCTTGAGAAGTTCATGCTGGCGGCCCGTGTCGCAAAGGAGAGAAGAAATCAGCACATCTCTACTGTTGAAGAGCAGTTCTACAAACGGTTGTTTCAGGATGCGGGGCTGAACAGCTCCTAG
- a CDS encoding DUF3467 domain-containing protein produces the protein MTKGKQQQISIELDEKVGSGEYANFVVITHSPAEFVFDFTRLLPGMPKAKVNARTIMAPPHAKAFLNALKDNISRYEKQYGEITVPEKEALAPFGVKPPEGSLPN, from the coding sequence ATGACAAAGGGAAAACAGCAGCAGATCAGTATTGAACTTGATGAAAAGGTAGGCAGCGGAGAGTATGCAAATTTTGTGGTGATTACTCATTCACCGGCGGAATTTGTTTTTGATTTCACGCGCCTTCTTCCCGGAATGCCTAAGGCGAAGGTAAATGCCAGGACTATTATGGCACCACCGCACGCGAAAGCATTTCTCAATGCGCTGAAGGACAACATCTCGCGCTACGAAAAGCAGTACGGCGAAATCACTGTGCCGGAGAAGGAAGCACTTGCGCCATTCGGAGTCAAGCCTCCGGAAGGGTCATTGCCGAACTGA
- a CDS encoding cation diffusion facilitator family transporter, with product MAELPTSRKTLLFAVLLLTLTFLAELIGGIASGSLSLVSDSFHVLSDLSAILIAYVSLAIAQRTAPTQRMAFGYHRLEVISALFNGLLLSLISAFIFIEAWSRFTSPTEIDTTYALIIAIIGLIVNLVVARKFHQSSSDIEKDVNIRSAYLHVLGDILASISVIAGIAAVRLLDMPVIDPVVAGFVAALLLVSAGRVLYKSAEILLHKSPQDIDRVRKRVLELDGVEDFLDVRLWQVCSHLTVGTAHVVVSVNSLEETEAIKREIKSIIQAEFDIRDMTLECDTIGTSGDHPHRFQHEHH from the coding sequence ATGGCTGAACTGCCCACATCCAGGAAAACACTCCTCTTCGCGGTACTGCTTCTAACGCTCACTTTTCTGGCTGAGCTCATTGGCGGTATCGCTTCCGGCAGCCTGAGTCTGGTATCTGATTCGTTTCACGTTCTCTCGGATCTTTCAGCCATACTCATCGCCTACGTCTCCCTGGCTATTGCCCAGCGGACCGCTCCGACGCAACGGATGGCTTTCGGCTACCACCGGCTGGAAGTCATCAGCGCCCTATTCAACGGACTGCTGCTAAGTCTGATTTCAGCCTTCATTTTTATTGAAGCGTGGTCCCGGTTTACCAGCCCGACTGAAATTGACACAACCTATGCACTCATCATCGCCATTATCGGGCTTATTGTAAACCTGGTAGTGGCCAGAAAATTTCACCAATCATCGTCAGACATCGAGAAGGATGTCAACATTCGCAGTGCTTATCTGCACGTGCTGGGAGATATTCTCGCCTCGATCTCAGTCATCGCCGGCATTGCAGCAGTAAGGCTTCTTGACATGCCTGTAATAGATCCCGTCGTGGCAGGATTCGTAGCAGCCCTTCTGTTAGTTAGCGCCGGAAGGGTTCTCTACAAGAGCGCTGAGATCTTGCTGCACAAATCTCCCCAAGATATTGACCGCGTCCGCAAGCGCGTGTTAGAGCTAGACGGCGTGGAAGATTTTCTCGATGTGAGGCTGTGGCAGGTCTGCTCACACCTGACGGTAGGGACAGCTCACGTGGTAGTGTCAGTGAATTCTCTCGAAGAGACCGAGGCGATCAAGAGAGAAATCAAATCTATAATTCAGGCTGAGTTTGATATCCGGGACATGACGCTGGAATGTGATACAATAGGGACGTCCGGAGATCATCCCCACAGGTTTCAACACGAACATCACTGA
- a CDS encoding Trm112 family protein, whose product MSISQELLDILCCPETKDHLHPLSEEERERVNQAIANGTVMNRKNETVPEPIDDGLLCADGKFLYPVRNDIPIMLIDEAIDMATVP is encoded by the coding sequence ATGAGTATCAGTCAGGAGTTGTTGGACATCCTCTGTTGCCCTGAGACAAAAGATCATCTTCATCCCCTCTCGGAAGAGGAACGAGAGCGAGTTAATCAGGCAATCGCCAACGGCACTGTCATGAACCGCAAGAACGAGACCGTACCAGAGCCCATTGACGACGGCCTTCTATGTGCTGACGGTAAGTTCCTTTATCCCGTTCGGAACGACATCCCCATCATGCTCATCGATGAAGCCATTGATATGGCGACCGTCCCATGA
- a CDS encoding heterodisulfide reductase-related iron-sulfur binding cluster — translation MTFSLLEKTALAVLIAGTLGLFFWEVVKRLRIVARGTGTLPLDRISQRLIRTIQEVLFHRRVIGGRFWPGLMHGLVFWGFIVFGIITLDHFAAGFETPLLSPEQHHCYSIVVLPFSILVIIGISFLAYRRFILKPEVLGKLSPTSGIVALFIFLLMVTYIYGETSPPLLLARFNWWLHALLVLAFLILIPKSKHLHLVFAPFNIFLRPFDTPDHEAVKIDMEAPEEELDAMLEGLSHLSKNQALDVFSCVECGRCTDACPAHRGGGTLSPKHHFMLDLRQPLLDGGTTAVLDQIDVEAGWECTTCQACTFACPVGNQVEKSDEIRRLQVLVEGAVPQEYQKLFMNLQETGNTEGAFQSPLAERLPKFTEDKEYVLWLGCFARHELDPDFTKSVENYTKILDSAGVSYGILEDEWCCGDPANRLGEKMTYQLLMEHNMEQLSKAKKVTSMCPHCIVNLSKEYTKFTNIEYRVEHHTQVIASLIDQKRIDVSTKAEGAITYHDPCNLARIVGELDAPRRTLRTLAPDFFEMEEHGTNTLCCGAGGGLWWKKEGTGRTHIVRAEQIANSGAETVVTGCNFCYGMFNQGLDPITPEGRKAVKVKDLADLVAENLA, via the coding sequence ATGACATTTTCCCTGCTGGAAAAGACAGCTCTTGCCGTTCTCATTGCTGGAACTCTGGGATTGTTCTTCTGGGAAGTAGTGAAACGGCTTCGCATTGTAGCCCGAGGAACAGGGACCCTTCCTCTGGATCGAATTTCGCAACGCCTGATCCGGACTATTCAGGAAGTGCTGTTCCACCGCCGCGTAATCGGCGGACGCTTCTGGCCGGGTCTTATGCACGGACTGGTCTTCTGGGGATTTATCGTTTTCGGCATTATTACTCTAGATCACTTTGCTGCCGGCTTCGAAACTCCACTCCTCTCCCCAGAACAGCATCATTGCTACTCCATCGTCGTATTGCCCTTTTCCATTTTGGTCATCATCGGCATCAGCTTCCTCGCCTACCGCCGTTTCATCCTCAAGCCAGAGGTTCTGGGCAAGCTCTCTCCCACCTCGGGAATAGTGGCTCTCTTCATCTTCCTTCTGATGGTCACTTACATATACGGTGAAACAAGTCCACCACTTCTGCTGGCAAGATTCAACTGGTGGTTGCACGCGCTCCTGGTACTGGCCTTCCTTATATTAATCCCCAAATCCAAACACCTCCACCTCGTTTTTGCCCCATTCAACATCTTTTTGCGTCCGTTTGACACTCCTGATCATGAAGCCGTCAAGATCGACATGGAAGCGCCCGAGGAGGAGCTCGATGCCATGCTGGAGGGGCTGTCGCACTTATCGAAGAATCAAGCTCTGGACGTCTTCTCCTGTGTGGAGTGCGGCCGCTGCACCGATGCCTGCCCCGCCCATCGCGGCGGCGGCACCCTCAGCCCGAAACACCACTTCATGCTCGATCTGAGACAGCCGCTTCTCGACGGCGGCACTACCGCCGTTTTGGACCAGATTGACGTCGAAGCCGGATGGGAGTGTACCACGTGCCAAGCGTGTACCTTTGCCTGTCCTGTCGGCAACCAGGTGGAAAAATCGGACGAAATCCGGCGACTGCAGGTTCTTGTGGAGGGTGCCGTACCTCAGGAATACCAGAAGCTGTTTATGAATCTTCAGGAGACTGGCAATACCGAAGGTGCCTTCCAGAGCCCGTTGGCGGAACGGCTGCCCAAGTTTACGGAAGATAAAGAGTATGTTCTGTGGCTCGGCTGCTTCGCGCGCCATGAGCTCGATCCTGATTTCACCAAATCGGTGGAGAATTACACCAAAATCCTCGACAGCGCCGGCGTCTCTTATGGTATCCTGGAGGATGAATGGTGCTGCGGTGATCCGGCGAACCGCCTGGGAGAGAAAATGACCTATCAGCTCCTGATGGAACACAATATGGAGCAATTGTCAAAAGCGAAAAAAGTGACCTCCATGTGTCCCCACTGCATCGTGAATCTGAGCAAAGAGTACACGAAGTTCACCAACATTGAGTACCGAGTGGAACATCATACACAAGTTATAGCATCTCTGATTGATCAGAAACGAATCGACGTTTCCACAAAGGCAGAAGGCGCCATCACCTACCACGATCCGTGCAATCTGGCACGCATAGTGGGAGAACTGGATGCTCCTCGCCGGACTCTGCGGACGCTGGCGCCAGACTTTTTCGAGATGGAGGAACACGGTACAAACACGCTCTGCTGCGGTGCCGGTGGCGGACTATGGTGGAAGAAAGAAGGGACCGGCCGAACGCACATCGTAAGAGCTGAACAGATCGCTAACTCCGGTGCTGAAACGGTTGTAACGGGATGCAATTTCTGTTACGGCATGTTCAATCAAGGGTTGGATCCAATCACTCCAGAAGGCCGCAAAGCCGTAAAAGTGAAAGACCTGGCCGACCTTGTAGCCGAGAATCTTGCCTGA
- a CDS encoding TonB-dependent receptor, producing the protein MKTETFKLLLILMFLLHGALLTAAGTIKGRITDKSTGDPLMGANVLVTGPELDSPTGSATGMEGYYEVKNLPAGVYTVKSSFIGYDEIEVTVTLEEGATETVNMTLSPAAIEYQTYVVTASRRRERVEDAPAAISVITERNIRRESNTNLGDYLKAVKGVDFTQSGVDSYNLSARGFNSSFSSRLLTLTDGRMANVPSLRLTAYNVIPITSDDVQQIEVVLGPASAIYGPNAHSGVLNIITKPPRFSKPLIVNFQAGDRQLKKFSARGALTRGNLGIKASAAYLTADDWRHFNPDEREAHHFAFVGNWDLITDGRNAIWQTGLIEDGNPTEAILIPDPWPNDDRELTEEYLNDAGIDWFIGSDGQFYTNIAVSDGIDNNGNSDDFIDLNGNGQPDAGEPGVNSDGLIWADGEDNDSDGLVDEGVDEGIDDQIEKWYDGFDNDGDGLIDEADERGSKWQNRVGERGANKFGEFEFGNNGEILFDTNQDSCFGCVGDSTIYTYRVDDANGDGVDDFPDFAVRNVRSDFRLDYDPSDDFKTSLAYGYAWAKNINITGIARYLADGWIYRYAQGRLTYKNFFAQAYLNSSNAGRTRSLATGGRIKDTSRKFSAQLQHHKMFWNERQRIVWGVDYFRTMPQTFGTILGDNNLWDKIDNDGDGESGSPISWAETIDNNAYDKGEMYTLWDTDSGLQDGAVSGVDNARRAIADGIDNDGDGLVDEGIDEKDEDNRYIVNELGFYFQSNTKLTDKWELIIANRLDAHDKLTDIIDFGEKNLSVNPFQWTFDFENQEGLQISPKIGLMYRPRDNQNFRLTWARAFNTPSSQALFLDIFVQRFSVFKVFAKGAGNGYHYPRDENGHLIFWDISEDLWQYNTLHWEKFNDSNSDGEWSFSDGSADTLSDIFGNQYIYTFDSNDQFDFMDYGTDGKPAEPYTDTNGNGQWDWGEPYEDLDGNIFYTGLDNNGTEGDGIFQEGEPAEQHETWVDDNGNGIWDELYKLLFPSVDPKIKGTFQSDIATDPEPINPEIVRTLEFGYKGRVAKRLYGTFDLFYSKYTSFVSPILFVTPVVVKNDPELTIDRFFNSPSSYIQGVTVVGDTADITSGHNPPVVVGYLNFGKVYMWGIDASTTFFVNRNLIIDVNYSYLSLSDFINPLTGTKEPINAPKHKWSMKATYEFPEGYSIAAYLRHVNSFPWQSGIYYGTIKKYDILDLHLGYSVNDHLRLFASISNLFNNRHVEIIGGPKLGRMVVLRLQGTL; encoded by the coding sequence GTGAAAACGGAAACATTCAAACTGCTGCTGATCCTGATGTTCCTGCTTCACGGCGCGCTGCTCACGGCCGCCGGCACCATTAAGGGGAGAATAACCGATAAGAGTACCGGCGATCCGCTCATGGGAGCCAATGTCCTGGTAACGGGTCCGGAACTGGATTCTCCAACGGGCTCAGCCACCGGTATGGAAGGATACTATGAGGTAAAGAATCTGCCGGCGGGAGTTTACACGGTCAAGTCTTCCTTTATAGGCTACGATGAGATTGAAGTGACCGTCACGCTTGAGGAGGGCGCCACTGAAACGGTAAACATGACTCTCAGTCCGGCTGCCATAGAATATCAGACGTATGTGGTGACCGCTTCGCGCCGCAGGGAGCGGGTAGAAGATGCCCCGGCCGCCATCTCGGTCATCACCGAAAGGAATATCCGCCGCGAGAGCAACACCAATCTCGGCGACTACCTGAAAGCCGTTAAGGGCGTCGACTTTACCCAGTCCGGTGTCGACAGCTACAACCTGAGTGCCAGGGGCTTCAACTCCAGTTTCAGCTCTCGCCTGCTGACGCTGACGGACGGCCGCATGGCCAATGTCCCCTCACTGCGGCTGACCGCCTACAACGTCATCCCCATAACGTCTGATGATGTGCAACAGATCGAGGTTGTCCTCGGTCCTGCTTCCGCCATCTATGGTCCCAACGCTCACAGCGGCGTCCTGAATATTATTACCAAACCGCCAAGATTCTCAAAACCGCTCATCGTCAATTTTCAGGCTGGTGACAGGCAGTTGAAGAAATTTTCTGCTCGCGGCGCCCTCACCAGAGGTAACCTTGGCATTAAAGCCTCCGCGGCATACCTAACCGCCGATGACTGGCGCCACTTCAATCCTGATGAGCGGGAAGCCCATCACTTCGCATTCGTGGGAAACTGGGACCTGATTACAGACGGCAGAAACGCTATCTGGCAAACAGGCCTCATCGAAGACGGCAATCCGACCGAAGCGATACTTATACCGGACCCTTGGCCGAACGACGACCGCGAACTAACGGAAGAGTATCTCAATGACGCCGGTATCGACTGGTTCATCGGTAGTGACGGTCAATTCTACACCAACATTGCTGTATCTGACGGTATCGATAACAACGGCAACAGCGACGACTTTATAGATCTGAACGGCAACGGTCAGCCCGACGCAGGCGAACCGGGAGTAAACTCCGACGGACTTATTTGGGCCGACGGCGAGGATAACGACAGTGACGGCCTTGTGGATGAAGGCGTGGATGAAGGTATTGATGACCAGATAGAAAAGTGGTACGACGGTTTTGATAACGATGGAGACGGGCTGATCGACGAAGCAGACGAACGGGGATCGAAATGGCAAAACCGTGTGGGAGAGCGTGGGGCAAACAAGTTCGGTGAATTCGAGTTCGGTAATAATGGTGAAATACTGTTTGATACGAATCAGGACAGTTGCTTCGGCTGTGTTGGTGACAGCACTATCTATACCTACCGCGTTGATGATGCTAACGGTGATGGTGTTGATGATTTCCCTGATTTTGCAGTCAGAAATGTGCGGAGTGACTTCAGACTTGATTATGACCCCAGCGACGATTTCAAGACAAGTCTCGCCTACGGCTACGCCTGGGCCAAAAACATCAATATTACAGGTATCGCCAGATATCTGGCCGATGGATGGATCTACCGTTACGCACAGGGTCGTCTCACCTACAAAAACTTCTTCGCTCAAGCCTATCTGAACTCGAGCAATGCCGGCAGAACAAGAAGTCTTGCAACAGGAGGCCGGATCAAAGACACTTCAAGAAAGTTCTCAGCACAGTTACAGCATCACAAAATGTTCTGGAACGAACGACAGAGAATCGTCTGGGGGGTCGACTATTTCCGTACCATGCCGCAGACATTCGGCACCATCCTGGGTGACAACAACCTGTGGGACAAAATCGACAACGATGGCGATGGAGAGTCAGGGTCACCAATCTCATGGGCCGAAACTATCGATAACAATGCTTACGACAAGGGAGAGATGTACACCCTCTGGGACACTGATTCTGGTTTACAGGACGGAGCAGTCAGCGGAGTAGATAACGCCAGAAGGGCGATAGCTGACGGCATCGACAATGACGGCGACGGACTGGTAGATGAAGGCATCGATGAAAAAGATGAGGACAACCGCTACATCGTCAATGAACTGGGATTCTACTTCCAGTCCAACACGAAACTCACGGACAAGTGGGAGCTGATTATCGCTAACCGGCTTGATGCGCACGACAAGTTAACCGACATCATAGATTTTGGAGAGAAAAACCTTTCCGTTAATCCTTTCCAGTGGACATTCGATTTTGAGAATCAGGAAGGGCTCCAGATTTCACCTAAGATAGGACTGATGTACCGACCCCGTGACAATCAGAACTTTCGCCTCACCTGGGCCAGGGCATTCAACACACCATCGAGCCAGGCACTGTTCCTCGATATTTTTGTGCAGCGATTTTCTGTATTCAAGGTCTTCGCCAAGGGAGCCGGTAACGGTTACCACTACCCAAGAGACGAAAACGGTCATCTCATTTTCTGGGATATCAGCGAAGATCTGTGGCAATACAACACCCTCCACTGGGAAAAGTTCAATGATAGCAACAGCGACGGCGAGTGGTCCTTTAGCGACGGATCGGCCGACACGCTGTCAGATATCTTCGGCAACCAGTATATCTATACTTTTGACAGCAACGACCAATTCGATTTTATGGACTACGGCACTGACGGCAAACCGGCGGAACCGTATACCGACACCAACGGCAACGGCCAGTGGGACTGGGGCGAGCCCTATGAAGATCTCGACGGCAACATTTTCTATACCGGGCTTGACAATAACGGTACTGAAGGGGACGGCATTTTTCAGGAAGGTGAGCCGGCAGAACAACACGAAACCTGGGTGGACGACAACGGAAACGGCATCTGGGATGAGCTTTACAAACTCCTTTTCCCTTCAGTAGATCCTAAGATAAAAGGTACATTTCAGTCAGACATCGCCACCGACCCGGAGCCGATTAATCCCGAGATCGTTCGTACGCTGGAGTTTGGCTACAAAGGCAGAGTAGCCAAGCGCCTTTACGGAACGTTTGATCTATTCTACAGCAAGTACACAAGCTTTGTCAGTCCAATCCTCTTTGTTACACCAGTCGTTGTCAAGAACGATCCTGAGCTGACCATAGACAGATTTTTCAACAGCCCCAGCAGTTATATCCAAGGTGTTACTGTTGTAGGTGATACAGCTGATATTACCTCCGGTCACAACCCTCCTGTGGTTGTGGGATATCTCAACTTTGGTAAAGTCTATATGTGGGGCATAGATGCCAGCACAACCTTTTTCGTCAACCGCAATTTGATCATTGATGTAAACTACTCGTACCTGAGTCTGTCTGATTTCATCAATCCGCTTACAGGAACGAAAGAACCCATCAACGCTCCCAAGCACAAGTGGTCCATGAAGGCAACTTACGAATTCCCTGAAGGTTACTCCATTGCGGCTTATCTCAGACATGTTAACAGTTTCCCGTGGCAGTCGGGGATCTATTACGGTACGATCAAGAAGTACGATATTCTTGATCTGCATCTCGGGTACTCTGTCAATGACCACCTGAGATTATTTGCCAGCATCAGCAATCTGTTCAACAACCGTCACGTTGAAATCATAGGCGGACCCAAGCTGGGGCGGATGGTAGTTCTACGGCTGCAAGGTACACTGTAG